A region from the Sandaracinus amylolyticus genome encodes:
- a CDS encoding TIGR00266 family protein produces the protein MDQQPQYAQPQHPGHPGGYGQQPMQGMTPAPMGAPAGGASVAHAITHGPSFAMLRVDLQPGQVVIAEAGSMVARHSHVAMEVKMNAGKSAGFLAKVWALMIAFIRKVVGGETFFVNHFSAPQPGSVWIAPTMSGQIAHRRLNPGEKLVLSSGAYVASAGDIDVKMKFGGLKSILAKEGAFMLEVSGTGDLWFTSYGGIQAIDINGPYMVDNGHLVGYEGNLTMNIKSAGGGLLGFMASGEGLVCEFNGQGRIYIQSRNLSSLAGWLTPLMPS, from the coding sequence ATGGATCAGCAGCCGCAGTACGCGCAGCCGCAGCACCCGGGGCATCCCGGCGGCTACGGGCAGCAGCCCATGCAGGGCATGACGCCGGCGCCGATGGGCGCGCCCGCGGGGGGCGCGAGCGTCGCGCACGCCATCACGCACGGCCCGTCGTTCGCGATGCTGCGCGTCGATCTGCAGCCCGGTCAGGTCGTGATCGCCGAGGCGGGCTCGATGGTCGCGCGGCACTCGCACGTCGCGATGGAAGTGAAGATGAACGCGGGCAAGAGCGCCGGCTTCCTCGCGAAGGTCTGGGCGCTGATGATCGCGTTCATCCGCAAGGTCGTCGGCGGCGAGACGTTCTTCGTGAACCACTTCAGCGCGCCGCAGCCCGGCAGCGTGTGGATCGCGCCGACGATGAGCGGGCAGATCGCGCATCGCCGCCTCAACCCCGGCGAGAAGCTCGTGCTCTCGAGCGGCGCGTACGTCGCGAGCGCCGGCGACATCGACGTGAAGATGAAGTTCGGCGGGCTGAAGTCGATCCTCGCGAAGGAGGGCGCCTTCATGCTCGAGGTGAGCGGCACCGGCGATCTCTGGTTCACCAGCTACGGCGGGATCCAGGCGATCGACATCAACGGCCCGTACATGGTCGATAACGGCCACCTCGTCGGGTACGAGGGCAACCTCACCATGAACATCAAGAGCGCGGGCGGCGGCCTGCTCGGGTTCATGGCGTCGGGCGAAGGGCTCGTCTGCGAGTTCAACGGACAGGGCCGCATCTACATCCAGTCGCGCAACCTCAGCTCGCTCGCGGGCTGGCTCACCCCGCTCATGCCTTCCTGA
- a CDS encoding TIGR00266 family protein, protein MQIDIGYRPAHSLAKVSLGHGEQIVAESGALVGMSTNVHMQTQSQGGLMGGLKRLFGGESFFRNTFTASNGPGEVLLAHALNGDMVTLEMTPGGYFLTSSSFIASTPNVQIETKLGGMKSFFSGEGMFVMKASAQSPGQLLVGAFGGIEELVCQGNMVIDTGHLVAWDASLTYKVGKSGSGWIASFLSGEGLVCHFEGQGRIWIQSRNPPAYGQAVAAMLPPRRA, encoded by the coding sequence ATGCAGATCGACATCGGATATCGTCCCGCGCACTCGCTCGCGAAGGTGTCGCTGGGCCACGGCGAGCAGATCGTCGCGGAGTCGGGCGCGCTCGTCGGCATGAGCACGAACGTGCACATGCAGACCCAGTCGCAGGGCGGGCTGATGGGCGGGCTCAAGCGCCTCTTCGGCGGTGAGAGCTTCTTCCGCAACACGTTCACCGCGAGCAACGGGCCCGGCGAGGTGCTCCTCGCGCACGCGCTCAACGGCGACATGGTGACGCTGGAGATGACGCCGGGAGGTTATTTCCTCACGAGCTCGTCGTTCATCGCGTCGACGCCGAACGTGCAGATCGAGACGAAGCTCGGCGGGATGAAGAGCTTCTTCTCCGGCGAGGGCATGTTCGTCATGAAGGCGAGCGCGCAGTCGCCGGGACAGCTCCTCGTCGGTGCGTTCGGCGGCATCGAGGAGCTCGTCTGTCAGGGCAACATGGTGATCGACACCGGTCACCTCGTCGCGTGGGACGCGAGCCTGACCTACAAGGTCGGCAAGAGCGGCAGCGGGTGGATCGCCAGCTTCCTCAGCGGCGAAGGCCTCGTGTGTCACTTCGAGGGCCAGGGGCGCATCTGGATCCAGTCGCGCAATCCCCCGGCGTACGGGCAGGCGGTCGCGGCGATGCTGCCGCCGCGCAGGGCGTGA
- a CDS encoding TIGR00266 family protein: MRYELLEKPDFTMVKVTFDQQGESMLCEASAMVARDSKIDMKTQMQGGFLAAAKRKLLGGESIFQNTFTATAPGQSLYFAPAPEGDVQVLELDGHTPILMNSGAFLGAAPSVNLDTKWGGTRGFFSGQGFFLLKAEGTGPVFFASYGGIHAVDVGPGGYVCDTGHVVAFTGGLNYNVQRLGGLKSLFFSGEGLVCNFQGQGRLWISTRNPGGLVNFVHPFRPVQRSNG; the protein is encoded by the coding sequence ATGCGTTACGAGCTTCTCGAGAAGCCGGACTTCACGATGGTGAAGGTCACCTTCGATCAGCAGGGCGAGTCGATGCTCTGCGAGGCGAGCGCGATGGTCGCGCGCGACTCGAAGATCGACATGAAGACGCAGATGCAGGGCGGCTTCCTCGCGGCGGCGAAGCGCAAGCTGCTCGGCGGCGAGAGCATCTTCCAGAACACGTTCACGGCGACCGCGCCCGGCCAGTCGCTGTACTTCGCGCCGGCGCCCGAGGGCGACGTGCAGGTGCTCGAGCTCGACGGGCACACCCCGATCCTGATGAACAGCGGCGCGTTCCTCGGCGCGGCGCCGAGCGTGAACCTCGACACGAAGTGGGGCGGCACGCGCGGCTTCTTCAGCGGGCAGGGCTTCTTCCTCCTCAAGGCGGAGGGCACGGGCCCCGTGTTCTTCGCGAGCTACGGCGGCATCCACGCGGTCGACGTCGGACCGGGTGGATACGTGTGCGACACCGGGCACGTCGTCGCGTTCACCGGCGGGCTCAACTACAACGTGCAGCGCCTCGGCGGGCTGAAGAGCCTCTTCTTCAGTGGCGAGGGTCTGGTCTGCAATTTCCAGGGCCAGGGGCGCCTCTGGATCAGCACGCGCAACCCGGGCGGGCTCGTGAACTTCGTGCATCCGTTCCGTCCGGTGCAGCGCTCGAACGGCTGA